From Fusarium fujikuroi IMI 58289 draft genome, chromosome FFUJ_chr07, a single genomic window includes:
- a CDS encoding probable ubiquitin thiolesterase L3: MSSTTDPNPSDSRPAFIPLEANPELMTTLIHKLGVSNALAMHDVYSLTDPDLLAFIPRPALALLLVFPVSAVYESHRMAEDSLADEYKGKGDTEPVLWWPQTIRNACGLMGLLHAVCNGNARSFIEEDSTLDVLIKKSIPLDPHGRAKVLETTPDLATAHKEAASQGDTPAPAAEDDVELHYVCFAKGTDGGLWELDGRRKGPIRRGDLEDNEDVLSPKGLALGALKFLEREGGDLRFSAVALAGSMD, from the exons atgtcttcaacaacagaccCCAACCCCTCCGACTCCCGCCCGGCCTTCATCCCCCTCGAAGCCAACCCCGAGCTCATGACAACCCTCATCCACAAACTCGGCGTCTCAAACGCCCTCGCAATGCACGACGTCTACTCCCTCACCGACCCAGACCTGCTCGCCTTCATACCCCGCCCCGCGCTCGCCCTGCTGCTCGTGTTCCCCGTTAGCGCCGTGTACGAGAGCCACCGCATGGCTGAGGATAGTCTGGCCGATGAGTACAAGGGCAAGGGGGATACCGAGCCGGTGCTCTGGTGGCCGCAGACAATTAGGAACGCCTGTGGACTGATGGGCTTGCTGCATGCTGTCTGCAATGGAAATGCTAGAAGTTTCATCG AGGAGGATTCTACGCTCGATGTGCTGATCAAAAAGAGTATCCCTCTTGATCCCCACGGCCGCGCAAAAGTCCTCGAAACAACACCTGATCTCGCAACAGCGCATAAAGAAGCCGCTTCACAAGGCGACACGCCCGCGCCCGCAGCAGAAGACGATGTGGAGCTACACTACGTATGCTTCGCCAAGGGCACAGACGGTGGACTGTGGGAACTCGACGGACGACGAAAAGGACCTATTCGACGCGGCGACCTAGAAGACAACGAGGATGTGTTGAGTCCAAAGGGCTTGGCGCTGGGTGCGCTGAAGTTTTTGGAGAGGGAGGGTGGTGATTTGAGGTTTAGTGCTGTTGCGCTTGCTGGGTCTATGGACTAG